From Cucumis melo cultivar AY chromosome 3, USDA_Cmelo_AY_1.0, whole genome shotgun sequence:
ACGGAAAATAATGATTAAAATTATGAAACATGACAGTGCCTTCATGTATTTAATGAGTATCATGAGGACAGTTTGTTAATGTTATAAACCAAATCCAATATAAGCAAATGAGAGAACCTTTTGGGTGATTCTATTTCGAATTTCTATTCATCTATCTTAACTTTTATCTACAATCAGTTTTTAACTTGGGCCTTCTAATTTTGGTGTCTTGTAATTTTGTAGGatgaaattttgatatattagTTTAGTTGGGCGAATATAACTTTTTACTTTGTAGATTTAGTTGTAATCTTGCTGTACTCTGTCCCCAAATTTTTTAGGTTGACACAGAACTCCAACTTCAACCATGTCCGGGGAGGAGGAAGAAAATGCTGCTGAGCTTAAAATTGGAGATGGTAGAAATCTATCTATAAATTAAAACTTTTCATCTATATTCAATGAGATTTTAAGTTTCTTGTACTTTTATGGTGATGGGTTTCCTTcatatatttgtaaaattagAATTTTACAAGCAACTGATGtacttgattttttattttgctCAAAAAGTTCGGAACTTAATTTATTGTGTTATACCCCATGACTTATTATATGTATCACTATTACGAATCTTTGATTTTTCTAGGAGCCAATACCAATAGGGAGACTGTTCTTATGTACAATACATACAGATATAGTTTAGATTGGATATGTGGAGTTAATGCACTAGTTTATCTTCAAGCAGTTTTATGGGTAGTGTGGTAATAATCTCTTAGGCCTGATAGGAGAAAGACTGAACTTCCTCAGTTCTTTAAAATCGATAGTTATGTGATTATATCTTGTAGCCATGTTGCTCATAACTTTCTTGGATATTGTTCGATAAGTCATAGTCATTTGATTGGTGGCTTGACACATCAACAAAAGAAGTTTCTTTTGTATATACCTTCCCATTGTTTTATGATATCATGTTCTTATTTCTCATAATGCATTCTCAATATTTTAAGCTAGCTCATTTACATCAAAGGATTACTTCCTTCATATGATGTTAAAGGGTCAAATGGCTGAGTGCTTTGAGTTTTCTTATATTTTGGATTAATATCATATTGGTtgttagttttttaaaattttggatgaAAATGTGTGATCTAGGCAGTATCTAAATTCTTTTCTATGATTATTCTGGCAAAAAGATGAATAACTATTGTAAGTTTTTTCATTCTTTATGAATTTATGAAAATGCGGACTCAAGAATTACCAAATATTTGGTTTACATAAGTAATTGTGCAAAATTCAAGCTCTTGCAACCAAATCATTTTGGAGTATATTCTAAGCCATGTAAGGTGATAACTGGCGTTTACTTTCTTTGGTTACTGGCAGAGTTCTTAAAAGCCAAATGTTTAATGAATTGTGAAGTTTCTCTAATCCTTGAACATAAATATGAGCAACTTCAACAGATGTCCGAAGATCCAACAAATCAAGTTTCCCAGTGAGTTTTATGTATATCCTTTATTGATTCATGAGTTAATTTAGAGTCTCCGTAGTTGCTTAGAAAGCTAAAATATATTGCTAAGTTACTATAtcatcttttaaaaataaaatgacgAGAGAATTCTTAATTATGGTCTTATTTTGCAGAGTGTTTGAAAAGTCACTTCAATATGTGAAACGCTTTAGCCGTTACAAGAATCCCGATGCTGTTAGACAAGTTCGAGAGTATCCTTAAAACTATATATGTTGATGTTTTTAGTGGGCGAGAAGGCACATTTCATTTTGTTTGATGGTGGGAATGGTCAACTACCATGCCAAAAACTCTCTTTGGTTAATTGTTTTAAGGGGAATACTTAATAAATTAGAAGTTCATTATACCCATACTGTTTACCAACATAATTATGAATTGAAAGTTTGGGTACCAGTGTTTAGAGTGATTAAATTATGTGTATTTGTTATCTTTTGAGTTGAATCTTAACAAACAAACAGAGTTCTAAGCAGGTATCAGTTGGCGGAGTTTGAGGTATGTACACTAGACACTTTGGTTTAATCATTTTGTGTAATATTATTGTCTCTTTCTTTTTTGAGGAAACGCTTATCTCATTAGTTTCGAAATTTACAGCTTTGTGTTCTTGGCAACCTTTGCCCTGAAACTGTGGAAGAAGCCATTGCCATGGTACCATCATTGAAGGTATCTTTTGCCACTTTTGTCCTATACGATTAGCAAGTATCAATCATTTTTCTGTTGCTTGAACCGATAGtatatttatagatattttgCTAAATCGTATAGATAGGTACCATTTTTTGGAAGTTTACTATTATTGTATTTATATCTCAACAAACATGCATCAAATTTTAAGATGTTACttaaaaacttttaaattttgatatgtttcttttccattttttggAAACAGAAGTTAATCGCTTAtgaatgattttgtttttgttggttTCAGACCAAGGGAAGGGTGCATGACGATGAAGCAATTGAGAAGATGTTGAATGATCTTTCATTAATCAAAAGATTTGAGTAGTTAGTTAATTGTGTAAATCCGTTTCTAATGCAGAATTGCACCCTTTTATAATTTAAAGTTACGACTTTATGGTGAGTTTGTGATTGGGATCCTCAACCGTCTTGAGGATCATAAACTCTTTGATATTTATAAGGACTTATTATGATTATGTGTTGGCCTTTGGGGTTTCTTTTTCTTAGATTAAATTTTGGTGTACTTGGGTGTGATTAGTTTGTAAAGgttttctaatttaattttggaaagATGCATGCTATTAATTAAAGTGCATGCGTGGATGCAATTTTTATAGTATTGGAAATAATACTTGAGTGTAATATTCTTGGTCGTTGAGGTTTGATGTTTGTCTATTTGAACTCTGACtttagaaatttgaaaaatgctTCTGAAATGTTCCTAAGTTAATTTTAGagaattttttataaaataacaaatcgataaaatatttattttatggCTAGCGGAACAAAATTCACGAAGTTAGTCAATTTTTAGATATTTTAGGTATGTCATTTTCTTTTGGCTCTCTTTTTCGTTtacgatttgatttttttttctttacatcatctttcttctttttctcttttttttcttcaaaatgttatttggtttaagatcgtgtatcaaatataaatgatctatttgatttgattttttttctttacatcgtctttcttttttcctcttttttatctccaaactgttatttggttcaagattgtgtatcaaatataaaatatccaTCTTTAGGATCGTGTAGaaaaattcgtttagccaaatctaaatgaacgtgtactaaattttgaaaaaaaataatagttcAGTATTAGCtatctaaatttaaacgattgtataaccaaattaaacaattgcGTCCAGattattgaaaaaataaatcgcttagatttggcaattcaaatttaaacgattgtttaccaaacaataattatttctaaatagacatctaaacaaccaaatctaaacgatcgtatactaaacaatagtcaaatataaacgatggTGTACCAAATTTATTACTTTATGAATGGGTTAgataatttatttctattttcctttcctctctcttctctatcaaATTTCTCTCTTCCTTCGTCATTCATCTTGCTGTAACACCTAGGAGAACTTCTCGCACATATATGCCCAAAAGACCCTTTATGCACACCCTACCCCCAACATTTTGGGGTTGTATGGCCCTTAGACTATGAAGGAGTAGTCCACTCCATATTTGGCCCAAGGATTATTATAACCCAAGGATTAGGATTAATACTGTTATACTCATTCTCCTATTTCTCTCTGTCACTATTCCTCAATCCTCCCTTTTCTCAGACATTATTCCTCACTTCCCCGTTTCTCCTTTTATCATTATTCCTCACTCCTCGAAGGGccaattatttatttcacaaattttaattatgcCACAAGAAAATTCATCTAATGAATTTtgttaggaaaaataaattagaaaaactCTACTTTGCAAAAATAACTTAGGAATATGGCTTGTTAGGAAAAATCAATTACGAaaaatatatttgcaaaaataatgTAGTAAAAATTACTTAGGAAAAAAacaatttggaaaaatatttgaaattttttttgcaaaaatttagaaaaattgtaTTAAACGGTTAATGCTTAAACATAATATGAAAAGTCAATTGTGTTAAACTTATGAAAAATAGTAATTCACAGTTTTATCAATTTAtttcaagttttcaaaaaggaaaaaaaaaacccagaTAATCAACAACTTTTGACAATGTTTgttatagaaataaataaacataataaaactaaatattGGTAATTAAGTGCGTAGTGGGTAAAATGAAACTATACTCGTAGTTACATTGaatcaaaatttgtttttttttagcttttatttctaaataaatcaaaggaataattttcaaaaatttacaattctactttttcattaaaaaaactattttatgaaaagatttgacataaaacaaaatttgaataaccaaatttgtatcataagtctgaagaagaaaagatatACATCATGATGCATATTTTTTAAGAAGACAATTTGTGTTATAAAAAGAATGATAGtatgataaaagagaaaaaaaaaagaataaatttgtaTCATACTTGGGAAAAATAAAGAATCAATGATAGTATGGCAAATGCATTTAGAAAAGAATGACAATATGTGGTGGTTAAAATCAtgcaaaagaaaattttaattttttttacaaaattaacaaacttataactttctttaaaaagtatttCCAAAAACAAATACAAAGTAATGAAAAACACtagtaattaaataatgaaaaatgaAGAGTTAGTAATTAAACTTTCTCCTAAAATGAAGAGTTCGGTACAGATGTCGTGCATTCTTTGTCAGGGGGTGCTAAGTCTTGCGATCGTTTGTTCTTTTCGTGTCCtttcgggggggggggggggatgtTTGGTCTTGGGTCCTTCAGGTCATGGCTTCCTCTCATAGGATTGAGTATTTGGGGTTCAGTTGTCTTGAATTTGTCATCAGGGTATTGGGAAGGGTGTAAGGAGGAAGTTGTGGCGCGTTCTTTGGTGCGCAAATATCTACTTTATCTGGAAAGAACGGAATCATCGTCTCCATGGTGGTCAGGCTCGTGATCCTATTGTCCTTTTCCAGATTATTTGTACCTATATTTGTGCTCGTGCTGGCTCTTGGCGGGAGGATGCTCAACTTCTTTTTTAACTTGTTTTATTGTCTTGTCTCATCTG
This genomic window contains:
- the LOC103496636 gene encoding DNA-directed RNA polymerase II subunit 4 — translated: MSGEEEENAAELKIGDEFLKAKCLMNCEVSLILEHKYEQLQQMSEDPTNQVSQVFEKSLQYVKRFSRYKNPDAVRQVREVLSRYQLAEFELCVLGNLCPETVEEAIAMVPSLKTKGRVHDDEAIEKMLNDLSLIKRFE